In Vicugna pacos chromosome 1, VicPac4, whole genome shotgun sequence, a single window of DNA contains:
- the RIPPLY3 gene encoding protein ripply3 isoform X2 yields MLDFTLGPCRSSQAPWRPWILTPQDAEPTGTRGALEPGGDQQTFGSKGAFGFQHPVRLYLPISKRQEYLQGSGEKVLASFPVQATIHFYNDESDSDGEQEEETLEVEEGKRRDPLTNAGWRPGGHGGLHGDGPLPHRDSPEDAGCSSSE; encoded by the exons ATGCTGGATTTCACTCTTGGTCCCTGCCGTTCCAGCCAAGCGCCATGGAGACCTTGGATCCTGACACCCCAGGATGCTGAGCCGACAGGAACCCGAGGCGCG CTTGAGCCTGGGGGTGACCAACAAACATTTGGATCAAAAGGGGCCTTTGGGTTTCAGCATCCTGTAAG ACTTTATTTACCCATCTCTAAGCGTCAAGAGTACCTGCAGGGTTCCGGGGAGAAGGTGCTGGCCAGTTTCCCAGTTCAAGCCACCATTCACTTCTACAACGACGAGTCAGACTCAGATGGGGAGCAAGAGGAGGAAACCCTGGAGGTGGAAGAGGGAAAGCGCCGAGACCCGCTGACAAACGCAGGATGGAGGCCGGGAGGCCACGGTGGTCTCCATGGTGATGGTCCTCTCCCCCACCGTGACTCTCCGGAGGATGCTGGGTGCTCCTCATCCGAGTAA
- the RIPPLY3 gene encoding protein ripply3 isoform X1, giving the protein MRSEAAAGAREARGRVCDCPGDGPPEPLPPRGSESQAPWRPWILTPQDAEPTGTRGALEPGGDQQTFGSKGAFGFQHPVRLYLPISKRQEYLQGSGEKVLASFPVQATIHFYNDESDSDGEQEEETLEVEEGKRRDPLTNAGWRPGGHGGLHGDGPLPHRDSPEDAGCSSSE; this is encoded by the exons ATGAGATCAGAGGCAGCCGCCGGAGCCCGGGAGGCGCGGGGACGCGTCTGTGACTGCCCGGGAGACGGGCCCCCGGAACCACTGCCGCCGCGCGGGTCCGAGAG CCAAGCGCCATGGAGACCTTGGATCCTGACACCCCAGGATGCTGAGCCGACAGGAACCCGAGGCGCG CTTGAGCCTGGGGGTGACCAACAAACATTTGGATCAAAAGGGGCCTTTGGGTTTCAGCATCCTGTAAG ACTTTATTTACCCATCTCTAAGCGTCAAGAGTACCTGCAGGGTTCCGGGGAGAAGGTGCTGGCCAGTTTCCCAGTTCAAGCCACCATTCACTTCTACAACGACGAGTCAGACTCAGATGGGGAGCAAGAGGAGGAAACCCTGGAGGTGGAAGAGGGAAAGCGCCGAGACCCGCTGACAAACGCAGGATGGAGGCCGGGAGGCCACGGTGGTCTCCATGGTGATGGTCCTCTCCCCCACCGTGACTCTCCGGAGGATGCTGGGTGCTCCTCATCCGAGTAA